CATTGAGCGGGGCGGCCATGAACAGCTTGCCCGGGCCAATGGTGAATATACACGGCTGCTTGAAAAGGAGCGGATTGGATGAAATTTGGGGGCAACCTTGATAACGCTTTAATGCTGTGAAAATTTTTCAGCCACGCCCAATTTATTTTTTTTGAATTCGGCGTGGCTTGTCTTAATTAGCGGTCTCTGTTTCGTTGATTTTGTTTCTCAGTTTGCCGGAACATTTGAAGGTCACAATTTTTCTGCCTGCCAGCGTCATTGTTTCGCCGGTTGACGGATTTCTGCCCTTCCTGGGTGCTTTTTCATTTATCTGGAATTTCCCAAATCCAGATATCATGATGTCGTTTCCGGATGCCAGGGTTAATTTGATAATTTCAAGCATCTCTTCCACCGTGTTTTTGGCCTCAGCGCCTGATAAATCAAGTGTTTCTGATATTTTTTCTACAATATCCATTTTGGTAATCGTCAATATATTCCCCCATTCAACCTATTGAAAACATTTAAAGAAAGGCCTTAACTACTGTGATTGACGCCGGATGTCAAGAAAAAGCAGTGAAGTCTGCTCATAAATCGTTGTCTGCTACCACCAAAAGCATCACAAAAGAAATCAAATGGGTTCAAAAAAAATTCATAAGAATTATGTATAAAGTATTACCGATTTTTGCCGATAAATAACTTTAAGAATTCATGAATACGACCAAAGCTAAAAAGCACTGATAAAAAATACCCAATGACTGCACGATATAAGAAATGGGCGCCTTGCAGTCTTATGCCCACAAATTTTTAGTGCAACCCTTAGGATGGCAAAAGTCAGGCGGTTGCAAAAAGGAGCGTTAAATTAATATGGTATACAATGCCCTTAGTTCCTATCAAAAAGTCCAGGTTAGCAGTGAAATCAATCCACAAAAATTGATCCTCATGCTTTATGATGGCGCTATCAAACGTATTAGTTTTGCCAGGGAAGGGGTGATTAACAAAGATCCCAAGCAAAGAGGCGAAAATTTGAGCAAGGCCATTGCCATTATAGCCGAGCTCAACGCATCCCTTCGAGATATCGAGGATGAGCAAATTTTCTTTTTAAAAAGCCTCTTTGTAGCTATGATGCAGGAGCTTTGCAAGGTTTCTATCTCCAACGACATTCAAACCCTGGACCGGGCAACCAAATATCTGATGGAGCTCAAACGGATATGGGAAACCAGCGTAATGGGCCTGGAAGATAAGGAGGGGAAAAACAATACAACGGCTGGGCAAAAAAAAGACGTTTCTTCTATGAGTTATTCCGGGTATGAAAAACATGGCCTTAAAACAAGTATTGCCATTTAACTGGTAGGGACAATATATGAAAGATTTATCAACGCATATTTCTGAGCAGTGCAGCGAGTACCAAAATCTTCAGAATAGACACTTGGAGCTGCTAAAAGCTGAACTTCTGCCGGATCTGGCTCAAATGAACATAGAGCGCAGGGGGGCCTCGGAAAAATTGAAAAGTGCCATTAACGAATTTATCAGTACAACAGGTCAGGCTGAATTCCCATCGGATGCGCACAAGATGGCAATGCTTAAAGAGCGCCTGGGGCTAATCCTAAAGGTTGACGAAACCATCGGGGTTGAGATACAAAGGCACAAGGATCAATTGGAAAAAAGCCTTAAATCTCTCAAACACGGGAAGACAACTCTGAAGAGCTACCGGTCGCCACAGGGAAGCCCACGACTTATCAGCATCAGCCGGTAGGAATTGTTTACCGTAGGAAGGCAAGAGACATGAATGTAACAGGAAATGCAATAATCAATACAGACAGACCTGAAACCGGTATTCGGACTCAGGAAACTACTGTTGCCGAGACTGCAAGTGACAAAATTACCAAACTGTCCGAGTTAAAGCAGGCGGAATCTTCTTCGATAGACACCAAGCGGGCTGAAAGCCGGACTTCTGAACAAAAAAGAGATGAGTCCGATAATCAGGCCAAATTGACCAGAAAAGATGTTGAAGAGATGGTGGAGGCCCTTGAGGACTTTGCCAACACGGTTCAGACAAGGCTGAATTTCAGCATTGATGACGATACCGAAGATGTGGTTGTCAAAATTATGGACAAAGAAACCGATGAAGTCATCAAACAGTTTCCTGCAGAAGAGATACTTGAGCTTCGGGAAAAGATGCAGGATTTAAGCGGCCTTTTATTCAGTACGAATGTTTAATTTAATTTTTTTCTTCTTTTAAAAGCAGCTGCTGGTGTGAGTACGGACTGCCCTGAAGTATCAGCTGCATCCCTTCTTTTCTTTCATTGTTAATCACAATAGGCGCCATAAAATTTGCCGTCATATCTTCGGGTTTGCCTTTGGGAATAGTGACAATAACAAAACAGGAGAGCTCTTCCTTTCCAAATTCCCATTTAATCGTCTTATCAAAATCTTTAACCGATAGTGTGTACTCAGGGTAAAAACGAAGGGGGTCCATGATCACAAATGCCAGATTCGGATCATCCACGCATTGAAACAGATAAAAAGGAGCGGTATCCTTTTTCTCAAGGATAACATATCGTTTCTGCTGCTTGAATCCGGGAATACCATCCGGCATATTGATGATTTTATCATCATCAATACTTACTTCGCCGAATTGCCTTGTATTAATCTTCATTACCTTTTATTCAGACTCCTTGTCGTTATTACCAATCAGTTTGGCTGCCCTTGCAATATCAATGTTATCCGGCTTTTGGGAGGACAGTATATTTTCCTTTTGGATGGCGTCAAAAACCTCCTGTCGCAGAACCGATATTTCCCTGGGTGCATCAATACCTATCCGAATACTGTTTTTGCCGGTTTCAACCACCTTTACGATGATATCATTGGCAATAACGATACTTTCACCAACTTTTCGTGTTAGAATAAGCATAGGCGTAACAAATAACCTATCAGGCTGACATTAATAATTTAGCAGTTGAATTCAAAAAGGCCTTATAGGCCGTCCGAATTGATTTTTAAATTCATAACTGGATGTGTCATTGTTATAATCATATGTGACATCAGAGTCAACCTGGTGACCGCATTTATAATTTTGCCGGCTATTTTAACTTCACAATTGCTTTCGCTATCGCTATCGAAATGTCCATTGTTTTCGATCCCGATGACTTTATTAATATAAATGCGATCACCCTGAATCTTGTTCCCCGCCCCGCTTCTTGAAAGTTTGTTCAATGGGGCTGCTACACCTGGGCCATGAACAGGCAGTTGTTTTTTCTTTTCCGGGGTACCATGCCTTTGCCGTTGTACCGTGCCTGTGCAACGTTATTTCCAATCAAATCCATGATGTTATCCACAACAGATAGATGTTTTTCAACTTGAATCTGATTGGATTTTATAAAATAGGCCACGATCTCTTTTTCTTTATCAATGGTGCGCTTGAGTTCTCTGATTTTTTTTTTGTGTTTGTTGGGCAGCGGCAGGGCATATACCAGTTCAGTCAGGGAAAACGAATCCGTTTTTATATCCATTTTCTTTTTCATACCGGGAAAGTGATTTTGGCATGCTGCAAGCATGTTACTTCGCAATGTCTCGATTTTGCCGGCAAGATCTTTTTTGGCCCGGGTTGTTTCCCAGATCATGCCAAGGTCAATGTCTCCGATAGCCTTTTTTTCAGCCTTTAATATCTGGTGCAGTTGCTGGTAGCAGGCAAGTTTTTCTTTGAGTAAGTTTTGGATTTTATCGGCAGCTTTTTCCATATATTTTCTCCCTATCATATTAATATAAAATAGGATATTACGTTGTTTCAGGTCAGACTTAATCCATAACACAAAGAACTATTTTCCGGTTTTTGTGTTTGTATAGATATAAACAGCAACTATTATGCCATGACTCGATACAATACAGAATGCATTTGCCGGCTGTCATACGTCTCCCTGAAGCTGCTGATATAAAAATTCTTTGAATCCGGTGACACGACCTCCCAGGGATAAATTATCCGTTAGATACTGGTCATGCATAGACTGGTAGATATCCGACGCATTACTTTCGGGGAAAAGGCTGTCTCCGGGCAGGGTATCCCGCATACGCTGCATCAAGGTGTCAAGCATCAGCCCCTCAAACCCCTGGCAGGCTTTTTCAAGATCTTTGTTCCGCTGAAGCTGTCGGGCTGCCTCAGTGTTATTTCGTGACTCTGTAACTGGAGTGATCGCTCCGGGCATTTGAATTGACATAATTTCCCCCTTGTTTATCGAATCATATGAACAAAGACCGGACTGCAGCTCGTGTTTGGACGAAAAGTTGCCCAGATGCAAGGCACAGAAAAATTTTCAACCGGAGCATACTAAAGTATGTGAGGATTGCAAATTTTTCTGTAACGCCGCAGATGTGTGACTTTTCGTCCAAACACTAAAGAATCTCCAGGCTGGCTTGTAGTGCCCCGGCCGCCTTAATACTTTCCAGAATACTGATCAGATCCCTGGGCCGGACCCCTAAAGAGTTCAGGCCATTCACCAGTTCTCCAATGGTAGATGTGCCGGGCAGTTCCATAACATATTCTGGGTTCTGCCCCTGAATCACCACGTTCAGATCTCCATGGGCCACGGCCAC
This window of the uncultured Desulfobacter sp. genome carries:
- a CDS encoding integration host factor subunit alpha, with amino-acid sequence MTITKMDIVEKISETLDLSGAEAKNTVEEMLEIIKLTLASGNDIMISGFGKFQINEKAPRKGRNPSTGETMTLAGRKIVTFKCSGKLRNKINETETAN
- the fliS gene encoding flagellar export chaperone FliS; translation: MVYNALSSYQKVQVSSEINPQKLILMLYDGAIKRISFAREGVINKDPKQRGENLSKAIAIIAELNASLRDIEDEQIFFLKSLFVAMMQELCKVSISNDIQTLDRATKYLMELKRIWETSVMGLEDKEGKNNTTAGQKKDVSSMSYSGYEKHGLKTSIAI
- a CDS encoding flagellar protein FlaG encodes the protein MNVTGNAIINTDRPETGIRTQETTVAETASDKITKLSELKQAESSSIDTKRAESRTSEQKRDESDNQAKLTRKDVEEMVEALEDFANTVQTRLNFSIDDDTEDVVVKIMDKETDEVIKQFPAEEILELREKMQDLSGLLFSTNV
- the fliW gene encoding flagellar assembly protein FliW, whose protein sequence is MKINTRQFGEVSIDDDKIINMPDGIPGFKQQKRYVILEKKDTAPFYLFQCVDDPNLAFVIMDPLRFYPEYTLSVKDFDKTIKWEFGKEELSCFVIVTIPKGKPEDMTANFMAPIVINNERKEGMQLILQGSPYSHQQLLLKEEKN
- the csrA gene encoding carbon storage regulator CsrA — its product is MLILTRKVGESIVIANDIIVKVVETGKNSIRIGIDAPREISVLRQEVFDAIQKENILSSQKPDNIDIARAAKLIGNNDKESE
- the flgN gene encoding flagellar export chaperone FlgN, with protein sequence MEKAADKIQNLLKEKLACYQQLHQILKAEKKAIGDIDLGMIWETTRAKKDLAGKIETLRSNMLAACQNHFPGMKKKMDIKTDSFSLTELVYALPLPNKHKKKIRELKRTIDKEKEIVAYFIKSNQIQVEKHLSVVDNIMDLIGNNVAQARYNGKGMVPRKRKNNCLFMAQV
- a CDS encoding rod-binding protein yields the protein MSIQMPGAITPVTESRNNTEAARQLQRNKDLEKACQGFEGLMLDTLMQRMRDTLPGDSLFPESNASDIYQSMHDQYLTDNLSLGGRVTGFKEFLYQQLQGDV